In Arthrobacter citreus, a genomic segment contains:
- a CDS encoding acetoin utilization protein AcuC, with translation MINRGLSLPVMPTRIIWHESMLEYNFGLGHPMSPLRLDLTARLAKDLGIFDLPGVSLGEPFVATDQELGMVHGSEYIAGVRRVSEDPRSSEEKFGLGTEDNPAFAGMHDASARLVGGSLAAADAVLSGDVVHAVNFGGGMHHAAAERASGFCIYNDAAAAIARLLAGGAGKVLYIDVDAHHGDGTQSIFWNDPRVMTISLHETGLTLFPGTGFANETGGPGAEGTAVNVALPARTSDAGWLRAFHAVVPQLAEAFAPDVIVSQHGCDSHFDDPLTNLRLSVDTQRQAALTIADLAANLCGGRWIATGGGGYNVVSVVPRSWSLLMSVAANGRVRCNTPVPDSWREYVKERYGEDSQPMMGDGVELWWRSWEVGYDPNDEIDRTVMATRKEVFPLHGLDPWFD, from the coding sequence ATGATCAACCGCGGACTCAGTCTTCCGGTCATGCCGACCCGCATCATCTGGCACGAGTCCATGCTGGAGTACAACTTTGGCCTCGGCCATCCCATGAGTCCGCTGCGCCTGGACCTCACGGCCAGGCTGGCCAAGGATCTCGGGATTTTCGATCTGCCCGGTGTCTCCCTGGGGGAGCCGTTTGTCGCCACCGACCAGGAGCTCGGGATGGTCCACGGCAGCGAGTACATTGCCGGAGTCCGGCGGGTCAGCGAGGACCCGCGGTCATCCGAGGAGAAGTTCGGCCTCGGCACCGAAGACAATCCGGCCTTTGCCGGGATGCACGATGCCAGCGCGCGGCTGGTCGGCGGATCACTCGCTGCCGCTGATGCCGTGCTGTCCGGTGACGTGGTCCATGCCGTGAACTTTGGCGGCGGAATGCATCATGCGGCCGCTGAGCGTGCCTCGGGCTTCTGCATTTATAACGACGCCGCGGCCGCCATCGCGCGGCTGCTGGCCGGCGGTGCGGGCAAGGTCCTATACATCGACGTCGACGCCCACCACGGCGACGGGACCCAGAGCATCTTCTGGAACGACCCCCGGGTCATGACGATTTCCCTGCATGAAACCGGGTTGACGCTCTTCCCGGGCACCGGATTCGCCAACGAAACAGGAGGCCCCGGAGCCGAGGGAACCGCCGTCAACGTGGCGCTGCCGGCCCGGACGTCCGACGCCGGATGGCTGCGGGCCTTCCACGCGGTGGTGCCGCAGCTCGCCGAGGCCTTTGCCCCGGACGTGATTGTGAGCCAGCACGGCTGCGACAGCCATTTTGATGACCCGCTGACCAACCTGCGGCTGAGCGTCGACACGCAGCGGCAGGCGGCCCTGACGATCGCTGACCTGGCAGCCAACCTGTGCGGCGGCAGATGGATCGCGACCGGCGGCGGCGGCTACAACGTTGTTTCAGTGGTTCCCCGTTCCTGGAGCCTGCTCATGTCGGTGGCGGCCAACGGGCGGGTCCGGTGCAACACTCCGGTGCCCGACTCGTGGCGGGAGTACGTCAAGGAACGCTACGGGGAGGATTCCCAGCCCATGATGGGTGACGGCGTTGAGCTGTGGTGGAGATCCTGGGAAGTCGGATATGACCCCAACGATGAAATTGACCGCACCGTGATGGCCACCCGCAAGGAAGTCTTTCCGCTCCATGGACTGGATCCCTGGTTCGATTAG
- a CDS encoding TrkH family potassium uptake protein translates to MAPIRQPRLQLRQLRPMNAFSALRDFVDALAASSPARLALIVFALVILLFTALLSLPASAASGQVTPLYDAFFTAVSAVCVTGLTVVSTATHWSGFGQVLILIAIQVGGLGILTMASLLALAVNRRLGVRGKLIAQEGMNTGRLGEVGSLLRIVVTTTVAIELILALVMAPRFMILGESPGQALWHAVFYAVSAFNNAGFTPHSDGLVPYDEDLWILVPLMVGVFVGSLGFPVIMVLLQSKLHIRRWNLHTKLTLLVTSILLVGGSILWGAFEWFNTQTIGEMNVADRILHSVFASVMTRSGGFNLVDMSDLDSSTLVITDMLMFAGGGSASTAGGIKVTTLAVIFLAIVAEARGDSDVRAFGRTIAFGAMRVAISVVVLGATLVAVTTVALLAITEETLEPVLFEVISAFATVGLSIGLSEELPPAGKYLLAALMFAGRVGTITLAAALATRQRNTLYHYPEERPIIG, encoded by the coding sequence ATGGCACCCATCCGGCAGCCCCGGCTGCAGCTGCGGCAGCTTCGACCCATGAATGCTTTCTCCGCGCTGCGCGACTTCGTCGATGCGCTGGCTGCCAGCTCGCCGGCCCGGCTCGCCCTGATCGTCTTCGCCCTGGTGATCCTGCTGTTCACTGCCCTGCTGTCATTGCCGGCATCGGCGGCCAGCGGACAGGTCACGCCTTTGTACGATGCCTTCTTCACCGCCGTCTCGGCCGTCTGCGTCACCGGGCTGACGGTGGTCTCCACGGCCACCCACTGGTCCGGGTTCGGCCAGGTCCTGATCCTGATTGCCATCCAGGTGGGCGGCTTGGGCATCCTGACCATGGCATCGCTGCTGGCCCTGGCCGTGAACCGGCGGCTGGGCGTGCGCGGAAAGCTGATTGCCCAGGAAGGCATGAACACCGGCCGTTTGGGTGAAGTCGGTTCGCTGCTGCGGATCGTGGTCACCACCACCGTGGCCATTGAGCTCATCCTGGCGCTGGTCATGGCCCCCCGGTTCATGATTCTGGGAGAGTCCCCCGGCCAGGCCCTCTGGCACGCAGTGTTCTATGCGGTCTCCGCGTTCAACAACGCCGGTTTCACCCCGCACTCCGACGGGCTGGTTCCGTATGACGAAGATCTGTGGATCCTGGTGCCGCTGATGGTGGGCGTTTTTGTCGGCAGCCTCGGCTTTCCGGTAATCATGGTCCTGCTGCAGAGCAAGCTCCACATCCGGCGCTGGAACCTGCACACCAAGCTGACCCTGTTGGTGACGAGCATCCTGCTGGTGGGCGGCAGTATTCTCTGGGGTGCCTTCGAATGGTTCAACACCCAGACCATCGGCGAGATGAATGTGGCCGACCGGATCCTGCACTCGGTGTTCGCTTCGGTCATGACCCGTTCCGGCGGGTTCAACCTCGTGGACATGTCGGACCTGGATTCCAGCACCCTGGTGATCACCGACATGCTTATGTTTGCCGGCGGCGGATCAGCCTCCACGGCCGGCGGCATCAAGGTCACCACCCTCGCCGTCATCTTCCTGGCCATCGTGGCCGAAGCACGCGGTGATTCGGACGTGCGGGCCTTTGGCCGGACCATAGCCTTCGGCGCCATGCGCGTTGCCATCTCCGTGGTGGTCCTGGGCGCCACCCTGGTGGCTGTAACCACCGTGGCGCTGCTGGCCATCACCGAAGAGACCCTGGAACCGGTGCTGTTCGAAGTGATTTCCGCCTTTGCCACGGTTGGGCTGAGTATAGGACTGAGTGAAGAGCTGCCGCCGGCAGGCAAATACCTCCTTGCGGCTCTGATGTTTGCCGGCCGCGTGGGTACCATCACCCTCGCGGCGGCTCTGGCCACACGACAGCGCAACACGCTTTACCACTACCCCGAGGAAAGGCCGATCATTGGCTGA
- a CDS encoding metalloregulator ArsR/SmtB family transcription factor, protein MVIDDVFAVIAEGTRRELLGALRSGDKSVGALVEELEVSQPTVSKHLKVLREAGLVSMRAEGQKRYYSLQSAPLEEIVLWLKAFDLPSLQAAKTPGVRIASLSPAGAAGAAGAAPGSAVGNSAGNTPGSARTGRQLFTGRPSSAPDQLSAAAAASAGLEPGSIEAQPAGADQAAAQHLGRTVGRAAERAVDLLGQLPKFRRRRS, encoded by the coding sequence ATGGTCATCGATGATGTTTTTGCCGTCATTGCGGAGGGCACCCGCCGGGAGTTGCTGGGTGCGCTGCGCAGCGGGGATAAGTCCGTAGGCGCACTCGTGGAAGAGCTGGAAGTCAGCCAGCCCACCGTCTCGAAGCACCTGAAGGTCCTCCGCGAAGCCGGCCTGGTCAGCATGCGCGCCGAGGGACAAAAGCGGTACTACTCGCTGCAGTCGGCCCCGCTCGAGGAGATCGTGCTGTGGCTCAAGGCCTTTGATCTTCCGTCGCTGCAGGCGGCCAAGACTCCCGGCGTGCGCATTGCATCGCTCAGCCCTGCGGGCGCGGCGGGCGCAGCCGGCGCGGCACCGGGCTCCGCTGTTGGTAACTCTGCCGGGAACACGCCGGGGAGCGCCCGAACCGGGCGCCAGCTGTTCACCGGCCGTCCGTCGTCGGCGCCGGACCAGCTGTCAGCAGCGGCCGCAGCGTCAGCCGGGCTGGAGCCCGGAAGCATTGAAGCCCAGCCGGCGGGCGCGGATCAGGCCGCGGCACAGCATCTGGGCCGCACCGTCGGCCGGGCAGCTGAGCGGGCCGTCGATTTGCTGGGACAGCTTCCCAAGTTCCGGCGTCGGCGTTCCTAG